The Pseudomonas baetica genome includes a region encoding these proteins:
- the phaC gene encoding class II poly(R)-hydroxyalkanoic acid synthase, which yields MSNKNNDDLKYQASENTLGLNPVVGLRGKDLLASARMVLKQAIQQPIHSVKHVTHFGLELKNVLFGKSELQPAGDDRRFADPAWSQNPLYKRYLQTYLAWRKELHAWIDDSSLSPKDIARGHFVINLMTEAMAPTNTAANPAAVKRFFETGGKSLLDGLSHLAKDLVHNGGMPSQVNMGAFEVGKSLGVTEGSVVFRNDVLELIQYKPITEQVHERPLLVVPPQINKFYVFDLSPDKSLVRFCLRNNVQTFIVSWRNPTKAQREWGLSTYIDALKEAVDVVTAITGSKDINMLGACSGGITCTALLGHYAALGQNKVNALTLLVSVLDTTLDSDVALFIDEQTLETAKRHSYQAGVLEGKDMAKVFAWMRPNDLIWNYWVNNYLLGNEPPVFDILFWNNDTTRLPAAFHGDLIEMFKNNPLIRPNALEVCGTPIDLKQVTADIFSLAGTNDHITPWKSCYKSAQLFGGKVEFVLSSSGHIQSILNPPGNPKSRYMTGEEMAANADDWQENSTKHTDSWWLHWQAWQAERSGNLKKAPTKLGNKAYAPGEASPGTYVHER from the coding sequence ATGAGTAACAAGAATAACGATGACCTGAAGTACCAAGCCTCGGAAAACACCCTGGGGCTTAATCCCGTCGTTGGGCTACGCGGAAAGGATCTGCTGGCCTCTGCTCGTATGGTGCTGAAACAGGCCATCCAACAACCGATCCATAGCGTCAAGCACGTCACCCATTTCGGCCTCGAACTGAAGAACGTGCTGTTCGGCAAATCCGAACTGCAACCCGCCGGCGATGACCGTCGCTTCGCCGATCCGGCGTGGAGCCAGAACCCGCTCTACAAACGTTATCTGCAAACTTACCTGGCGTGGCGCAAGGAACTCCACGCCTGGATCGACGACAGCAGCCTGTCACCCAAGGACATTGCCCGCGGCCATTTCGTGATCAACCTGATGACCGAAGCCATGGCCCCGACCAACACGGCGGCCAACCCGGCGGCGGTCAAACGCTTCTTCGAGACCGGCGGCAAAAGCCTGCTCGATGGCCTCTCGCACCTGGCCAAGGATCTGGTACACAACGGTGGCATGCCGAGCCAGGTCAACATGGGTGCGTTCGAGGTTGGCAAGAGCCTGGGCGTGACCGAAGGCTCAGTGGTGTTTCGCAACGATGTGCTGGAGCTGATCCAGTACAAGCCCATCACCGAGCAAGTCCACGAACGGCCACTGCTGGTGGTGCCGCCACAGATCAACAAGTTCTACGTATTCGACCTGAGCCCGGACAAGAGTCTGGTGCGCTTCTGCCTGCGTAATAACGTGCAGACGTTCATCGTCAGCTGGCGCAACCCGACCAAGGCGCAGCGCGAGTGGGGCCTGTCGACTTACATCGATGCGCTGAAAGAAGCGGTCGATGTGGTCACCGCGATCACCGGCAGCAAAGACATCAACATGCTCGGCGCCTGCTCCGGCGGCATCACCTGCACCGCCCTGCTCGGCCACTACGCGGCGCTTGGCCAGAACAAGGTCAACGCCTTGACCCTGCTGGTCAGCGTGCTCGACACCACGCTGGACAGCGACGTCGCGCTATTCATCGATGAGCAGACCCTTGAGACCGCCAAGCGTCACTCCTATCAGGCCGGCGTGCTCGAAGGCAAAGACATGGCCAAGGTCTTCGCATGGATGCGCCCCAACGACCTGATCTGGAACTACTGGGTCAACAACTACCTGCTCGGCAACGAGCCGCCGGTGTTCGACATCCTGTTCTGGAACAACGACACCACGCGGTTGCCGGCCGCGTTCCACGGCGACCTGATCGAGATGTTCAAAAACAACCCGTTGATCCGCCCCAATGCACTGGAAGTGTGCGGCACGCCGATCGACCTGAAACAGGTGACGGCCGACATCTTCTCGCTGGCCGGCACCAACGACCACATCACGCCGTGGAAGTCCTGCTACAAGTCGGCCCAGTTGTTCGGCGGCAAGGTCGAATTCGTGCTGTCGAGCAGCGGTCATATCCAGAGCATTCTCAACCCGCCGGGCAACCCGAAGTCTCGATATATGACCGGTGAGGAAATGGCGGCCAATGCCGATGACTGGCAAGAGAATTCGACCAAGCACACCGATTCCTGGTGGCTGCACTGGCAGGCATGGCAGGCCGAGCGTTCGGGCAACCTGAAAAAGGCCCCGACCAAACTCGGCAACAAGGCGTATGCGCCAGGTGAAGCCTCGCCGGGCACTTACGTACACGAGCGATAA